The genomic window GCGATGGACGCTCCCGACTTCTCCGCCGTCGAGTTCGATTACGGCCGTTATCCGGGAATCGGCCCAACCGGCGACCTCCCCAGCGGTCGTGTCGTTCACCATCTCACGCTGTCAGGCCGCACACATAACCACTCGGGCTGCAGAGCCGTGTGCCGGTCGGAAGCATCTGTTCGTGGCCCGAGTCGGAGTCGACGTCGCAGCACTCGGCCATCTGCCGCGAGAAATGGTCGGCCTCGGCACTCATAGGGCTCCTCATCGCCGGTTGCCGAGACCGGCTCGGAATCGGTGCCGTCGTCATCGGCCACGCGTGAGTTGGGAACCACACCTCAAGAACGCACCGTCAGCCGATCCGAGGCCCTCACTCCGGCACTGCCCACAGCCGGTCGCTGGTCCGCACGCTGTCCAATGAAAACGATCCCAGTTGTGAAACCCGAACCTTGCCCGAACTGCCCCGACCGATCCGTGCCACGACTTCACCGCAGTAACGCGTTCCTACCTCGCTCACCGGACAGATTGCAGACTCCCCCGTGCAGTGGTACCACGGTACAGCATCGCCCGCGATGCTTATGCGCGTCGACGGCTAAAGTGACGTTACATTGTTCATCGGCCACGCACTCCTGGCGTTCGCCCTCGCGGTGCTGGTCGCCGAGTGGCGAGGCTGGCCGACCCACCGCGCGTTCGCGATCGGGATCGCGACCGGGCTCTTCGCCGCCGCGCCCGACGTCGATATGCTCTGGACAGTCGTCGCCATAGAGCCCAGCGAACTCGTCGTCGGGACGCGGATCCAGCCGGGCGAGTTCTGGGGCTCCGCACACGGCATCCACCGCTCGATGACGCACTCGTTGGTCGCGGCGGCGGTCGCCGGCCCGGCGTTCGGTCTCTGGACCCTGCGACGATCCCGCGGTGCCGACCCGCTGGGCTGGAGCACCGACGACGCGTCCGGGACCGACGGATTCGACCGGCACACCCTCGTGAGCGTTGCCCTCGCGCTCGCAGGATTGAGCGTGCTCGTCACGGCGGCGGTGCTCGCGAGCGGCTTCGTCGGCGGCTTCGTGATGACCGCGTTCGTGCTCGCTGGTCTCGCGATCGCGACCGCCTCCCGGATCTACCTCGGACTCTCACCGGTCGAGATCGGAATCGCCGCCGTCGCGGGGATCGCCTCGCACCCGTGGGGCGACCTGGTGACCGGCGAGCCGCCGGCGCTCCTCTACCCCTTCGACGTCCAGCTCATCTCCGAGCGAGTCCTGCTGAGTGGCGACCCGACGCTCCACCTGCTCGGCGCGTTCGCGATCGAACTCGCCGCCGTGACGATCGCCGCGATCGTCCTGGCGAGAGCCGCCGATCTCGATCCGATCCGGCTCGTCGATCGCCGCGCGGCAGCGGGCGTGCTCTACGGCGCCGGCGCAGTCGTGATGGTGCCGCCGACGATCAATCTCTCCTATCACTTCGTGTTCTCGATCCTGACCGTCGGCGTCGTCCTCGGCGGACTCCGACGCTCTCCGCGGAGCCCCTACTCGCTCCGGAACCTCTACCACCGCTTCGTCGGTGACCCCGAGGCCGCACTCCGGACGACGTTCACGGCGCTGGCGGGGATTGCCGTCGCGCTGGTCAGCTACGCCGTGGTCTATCTCGCACTCTGAGCGGCGGATACCAGGCGCGATAGCCTTGGCTGGCTTTCCGTCGCCACTCGACGGACCGCTGGGCTTCGACGTAGTCACACAGCGTTAATATGGGCTACGCGCTTACCGGACTCCATGTCGAACGTCGGGCTCGAGGATCTCCTCGACGAGGGGCGGCGGAACGCTGCCGCATCCTGGTTCCTCGTGGCGATCGCTGCAGCGACCTGGATCGGCGTCGTCGTCACCGTTGGGGTCCTCTGGTCAGTGTTCGCCCTCGTGATCGTGGTCCTCTCCGTGCTACCACCGATCGTCTTCCGCTCCCGGTACGTCATGCTTCCCTGGGAAGTGCTGGCGATGGCCTCGCTCCCGCTGCTCGGGATCGCAGTCGGGGCACAGCGGCTATCGGGACCGCTCTTCACCTACTTCGCGATCGCCGCCGTCGCGCTGGTGATCGTCGTCGAACTCGACTCGTTCACGTCCATCCGGATGTCGCCGGGTTTCGCGATCGTGCTCGTCGTCGCGGCGACGATGGCGGCCGCGGCCGCGTGGGCACTCCTCCAGTGGTACGCCGCGATCTTCCTCGATCGGACCTACGACATGACCAACGACGAACTGATGATCGAGTTTACCTACGCATCACTGGCCGGCCTCGGTGCTGGGCTCCTCTTCCGGACCTACTTCCGGCGGCGCGTCGTCGCCACCGACCGAGTTCCCGAATCGCTGCGTGAGGAACTCCGCGACGAACTGATCCCGACGACGGACGGGGAGGTCGACGATGTCTAGGCTCTCCCGCGTGCTCCCGTCGGAGCGACGACAGCAGCAGGCGACGCGGGCCATGGAGATATCGCTGATCGGCCTCCTCTTCGTGGGAGTCGAACGGGGCAGTCCTGGAATCATCGTGAACACAGCCGTCGCGCTCGCGGTTTTCCGACTCCCCGCCGTGCTCGAACGGGATTACGGGCTCCCGATGGACCCACGGCTGACGCTCTGGATCTCCGCGGCAGCCTTCCTTCACGCCGTCGGCACGGTCGGGATCCCCGGCATGGGCTGGACGTTCTACAAGGGGCTCTGGTGGTGGGATCACCTGACGCACTCCCTCTCGGCGTCGGTCGTGGCCGCCGCCGGATACACGACCGTCCGGGCAATCGACATCCACTCCGAGGAGGTCTACGTGCCACCGCGCTTCGCGAGCGTCGTCATCCTGATCTTCGTGCTGGCGTTCGGCGTGCTCTGGGAGCTTCTCGAGTTCGCGATCGCCGTCGCCGCAGACGAAATCGGGACCGCGACGGTACTCACCCAGTTCGGGGTCGAGGACACCCTCAAGGACCTGACGTTCAACACCATGGGAGGGATCCTCGTCGCGATCTGGGGTGGGATCTACCTCACCGACCTCTCGAGTGCGATGAGCGAGAAGTTCGCGCGACGCGACGGTACCTGATCCGAGAGCGGCGCGGCACTGCCACCTGATAACCAGTCGGCCAATTCGAGGGATGCAACCTGAATGCCGGTGGTGTCCTTTGTATTCGAACCTACCAAATTGAATCACCTCAGCACGCAGAGGAGTACTAACCTATTTGCCCGTGGCTATCGTACTTCGACCCCCGCCCTCCATGTCGAACGGTCCGCCCGATCACTCCCAGGACGAACTGGCGCCTCCACCAGGCAGTCGGCTGCTTCTCTCTGCCCGCCGTGCGAGTGAAACCTTCGGCGGTCCGCTCCGCGCGATCGCTTTCTGGTGTGCTGCAATGCTCCCCTTCGTGTACGTTCCGCTCCTCCTGTTCGGGCTCGATACCCGACGGCGTGCCGGCGCGTTCGGTCTCCTCGTGTTCGCTCACGTCGTCACGCTCGTCGTCGGTCGCTCCCACGGCGCGGAGTGAACCCCCGATCGGCCCGGTCGGGGGAACTCAACCAGTCTGGCCAGCGACGGCGTTCCGGAGTTCTATCGCGAGGTCGACCGCCTCGACCGCCGTCTCGCCGAAGACGTAGCAGACGGGTTCGACGCCGAAGGCGCCGCGATGGTAGCAGAGTCTCGGGACGGAGCCGCGCTCCTCGAACAGCGAGACGAGACGCTCGCGACGGTTCTCGTACTCCGGGTCGAACTCGATCGGATCGATCCCACGTTCCCGGGCCGCCGCGAGGAGGTCCTCGTCGAGCGCGAGGTTGATCGCGCCTCGCATCTCGGGATCGACGGTCGTGGCGGCGAGGATCGCGGTGGCGACGTTTCGGGACGCGCCGAACTCGGGATTGGCGGGGACCTCGATCCGTCCCCGCATCCGGATGAGGCGCCCGGGCACTGCGGCGACGTCGGTCGGCTCCGTCGCGCCGGGAATCGCCGTCGCGACGTTCGTGCCGACGTTCGGCACCATCGTCACCATCTCCTGGCTCGCGCCGAGGCGTCGCGACGCCTCCCGGACGGCAGCCAGGGCGTCTCGCTCGGCCTGGACGGCCTCGTCCCGGCCGCGGACGCAGAGGTCACAGCCCAGCCCCTCCAGGGCGGGCATCGCCTGCTCGTGCAGTTCACAGATCGGGCCGCGATCCTCGAACGCCTGGACGAGCGCGACCAGTTCCCCGAGCGCGTCGACCTCGTCCATGCTCCCCTCTGCGAACCCGTCCGCGATCTCCTCGACGGTTGCAGCCATCCGCGGATCGTCGGCGATCGGCGCGGCCACGTCGACCTGTCCGTTGAGGTGGTTGGACACCGCAGCTTGCGTGATCCCGAGTCGGTCGGCGATCGCCTGCTGGGTGAGTCCCCGTTCGTCGAGTTCGCGGGCGAGCATCGTCCGTGCGGTGGGGACGAACTGCTCGGCGACGATCTCCTCGGGGAGCCGAAGCGACATGGGGCCGGCTACGGGGACCCGCCTACTAAGCGCGGGGGTCCTGGACTGGCCTGACTTGGAACTGCGACGGGAACAGAATCTGAAAAGGTGACCGAGCGTGGCTCAGACCACGTCGACCGCGCCGACCATCCCCATCGACTCGTGTGGGACGCAGACGTACCGGTAGGTACCCGTCGACTCGGGCGTGTACTCGTAGGTCGCGTCGCCGCTCGCGGTGGAACTTCCCGAGTCGAAGCTGCCGTCTTCGGCGACGACGTTGTGGGGACCGCCGGCGCCGGACCACTCCCAGGTGATCGTCGTTCCAGCGTCGACTCGCACCGCCGGCGGCGCGAACAGCCGGCCGTCGTCGCCGGCGCCGACGTCGATCGTCACCGAATCGCGTCCAGTCCAGTCGACGGTTCCCTCGAAGTTGCCCGTGTCGTCGAACCAGCCGCCGTAGTCGGGGCCGTCCTCGAGGTACTCCCAGTCGTCACTCGTCGCGCTCGGACCGCCCCCACCGAGACAGCCGGCGAGTGCTGCGGCGACGGCGCTCCCGGTCGCTGCGAGCACTGTTCGTCGGTCGAACGACGCGGCCCGGGTGGAAGGTAGATCGGCGTCCATGTCGGTGTCTCCTCTGAAATCCGCTTACTGTCGTCGACGTAAAAGCCGTCTCGTCCGTTCCCGGGGTCCGGGAACGAGCGACGGACGTGGTCGCCAGCAGGCGCCGCGACTCACGGCGCGAACGGGAGCAACCGCCACCGCACCGCCACGGGAACGAACGACACGAGCCACGGTAGACCCGCGGACCGAACAGTGAGCGAGCGCCAGCGCGAACCCCGCGAAGGGAAACGGCGCGTGGGGCGCCGGCAGAACCTGATCCCCCGTGGACCACGCGCGTCGTCGCCACCCGAGGGCGGAATCCATTTGGCCGCCCGTCCCCAGCAATCGTGACGTGTTGCGCCTCGCCGTCGCGACGGACGCCGAAACGTTCGAACGGCTCGAGGAGCCACTCGCAGCGCGAGGCATCGAGGTCGTCCACCTCCAGACGAAAGAGCGGACGATCGGGCTGACGGAACCAGACGCGAGAGAGAACGCGTTCGCGGCCGCCGACCACGACGTCGGCTACGTATTTCCACCCCGGGACGTCGAGGGCGCGGTCGCCGACGCGATGCTCGAGATTCCGTGGCTCGTCGACCACGCCGACGTGCAGACCTCCCGGAACAAGGCCGAGGTCCTCGCTCGATGTGCCGCGGCCGGCCTGCCGGTGCCCGTGACCGTGCTCGTCTCGAATCCGATCGACGAGAACCGGATCCGCGAGGCCGTCGAGCAGGTCGGACCGCCCGTCGTGATCAAGCCGACCTCGACGACGCGGGGCGTCGGCGTCGCGAAGGTCGGCGACGCCGACTCCGCGCTCGGCGTCGCTGACTACCTCGACCTCGTGCACGACTTCGCGGCGACCGGCGACAAGTCCTTTCTCGTCCAGTCGTTCGTGCCCGACGCCCGCGACGTCCGAGCGATGACGATCGAGGGCGAGTACGTCGGCGCCGTCGAGCGCGAGCGAGCCGGTGGCTGGCGACACAACGTCCATCGGGGCGCCGAGGCGACCGGGATCGACCTCGATCCGGAGCTACGCTCGCTCGCGGAGGCCGTCGCCCAGCTGCTCGGCATCGACCTGCTCGGCGTGGACCTGCTGGTCACCGAAGACGACGCGTTCGTCTCCGAGACCAACGCCCGACCGACGATCGACGACGCGAGCAAGTACGAACCCGACTTCTACGATCGACTGTCGTCGGCGATCGAGCGCACCGCTGACGAGCAGTAGCGTTCGCAGCGGAATGTGATCGAACGGAAACCTGTCGAGCGAATCGACGGCGAGTGACGATATTCGACGTGTGGCGAATCGGCGAACAGAGTCGTATCGGGGAGCAGAGACGAGATTCGATCGGTGGCGAATCGACGAGCAGCGTCGACTCGGTCGGGAGAGCGGAGTCGATCGGGAGAAATTGACCGACGTGGCGCCGTCGACGCGGCCGAAACCGGCGTTAGAGATTGATCGACGCGGAATCGTCGGTCCGGTCGAACGTGACCTCGAGGACCCCGTTGTTGAAGGAGGCGTCCGCGGAGTGCTCGTCGACGGTCGCGGGGAGCGTGATCCGCTCCTGGAGGTGGCGGTGCTCACTCTCGACGTCGAGGGTGAGCACTTCGCCGTCACAGCGGAGTGCGAGGTCGTCGCGTTCGACCCCTGGAAGATCCGCGACGACCCGAACCAGTTCGTCGGTCTCGTGGACGTCTACGTGCGCGTCGCCACCGAAGCCAGTCTCGTCGATCGTCGGGGCGTCGCCGTGCATGACGTCGTCCATCAGCCGCTCGATCTCCCGGAAGATGTCGTCGAAGGGATCGTCGCGGTCGTCGCGGCGCATGAGCGAGGGGTAGCACGCACCCGGCAAAAGCCTTCTGTACAGTGCAATGGTTTCACACGCGTCGCCACTGTCGGCGGGCCGCAGAATTCGCTACCGGCGCGCGACCCACTGGTGGCTCGCACTCGCACTCTGTTGGACAGCGCCACAGCGCGTGCACTTCCAGACGAAGGCGCCGAGTTGATCGTAGCCCTTGCCGAGGCCGTCTCCGTGCCTGGTGCCCCAATCGAGGTGGCACTCGCTGCAACGATCCGGATGCCGACCGCCGGAAGAGGAGGGATGCTCGCTGAACCCCGCGGCCGGGTCGGACTCGATCGACTCCATCAGCACGCGCCGGTCGGCCTCGTCCATCGACGAACGGATGCGCTCGAGGGTGGCTTTGATCTGCTCGATCCTGGCCTGGATCTTCTGGTAGGTCTCGTGATCGGCGAGTTCCTCCTCGCTCTTCCCGACCTGGATGCTCGCGGCGTGCGTCGTGTACTCGAAAAAGGCCGAGACGGCCCGCTCGTAGGTCGAGATACGCGCGAGCTGGTGGACGGCCTGACGCAGGTCGCCTTTCTCCACCGGGGTGAACAGACAGACGTCGTAGCCGGCCCCTTCGAGCATCGGCGGCTGGTCGTCTCCCTGCACGACGATCGCCCGTGCGAAGGGGCTCCGGACGGTGACGAGTTCCAGAAGCTCCTGTGTCGTCTCGTCGGAGACGCCGGCACCGGCGATCGCGACGCCGATGTCCTTGGTTATCTCGTCACGGGCTTCGTCCGGGGACCGTGCTCGTCGGACCGGGAACGGATCCTGAATCCACTGCTCGTATCGCTTCGCCCGATTGGGGCCGTCGGCGATCAGGACGGTCGGCGGGGAAACGGAGACCGATTGCCCGGTTCCCGTGGACTCTTCGGAGATAGTCGAGCCTCCATCTCCACGGGAAGAACTCATGCGAAGAAACTGTTCCGGGCACCCCAAAAGGGTTCGGCGGCGATTCTCACGTGCCAGAATCCCGACGGGCGTTCGACAGCGACGTTCCTCTCGGTGCCTGGTGCTCGAACGGCTCACGCGGGCCGAGTTCGACTGGCATTCACCGAAATCCACTGCCAGGTCGCGAGCGTCGAACGGCCCAAGATTTCACGCCGGAGCGTGGTGTTCAATCGTCCGCGGTGCCGACGTCACGAACCGGGTGGTCGACGGCGGCCGGGCTGTCCTCGAGGCCGAGCGCGTCGTTGGTCAGCCGGCGGCTCCGCGGCCCGTCGGCCAGCCCCGCAACCGCACGGACGGCGTCGACGTTCTCGGGGACCACGTCGGCTTCCTGGTGAATCGCCTGGAAACAGTAGAGTTCGCCGTCAGACACGGCGATCGAGTCCGTCCAGATGCAGTTCTCCCAGACGTCGCCGCGCGGACGACCGGCGTCCTTCGCCACCTCCTTGAGTCCGCCACAGCTCTCGACGCCGAGGTCGCCGGGCACGAGAAAGAGGCGGGACTGGCCAGCGAGTCGGTCGCGGATCGCTTCCGGTGCGAGGTCGCCGTCGAGGTCGTCCTCCAGCGTGATCGACACGGCGTGGAGGTGCATCCGCGTGGCGGGTACCGTCACGCCCATCGTGTCGATGTCGAGTTCCGGAAGCACGGTCTGCACGTCGGGACCGTGGTGGGACGGCACTTCGATCGGGTCGGGGAGGATGTCGTCGATCGGTCCGCGATCGGGCTGGGCGGGGTCGCCGCCGCGTCGAACGAGTGTCACCCGCACTCGCTCGATTCCCCAGGTCTCGTCGATCGGCGTGAGGAGTCGCGAGAGGCCGGTGGTGTTGCAGGAGACGACGCGGACGCGGTCGGCACCAACCGCGTCGGCGTAGTTCGCGCGAGCAGTGAAACTCGTCTCCGCGACGGAGGGATCCTCCGCACCCTGGAAGATCGCGGGCGTGTCGTGAGCGTCGTACAGCGGGGCGTTCTGCTCGCCCACGCCGCCCGGCGTGGCGTCGATTACGACGTCACTCGCGGCGATCAGGTCTTCGACGGTGCCGTCGGTCGGAACGCCGGCGTCCCGAAACCGATCCATTCGGTCGGCCGGGGCGTGGAGGGAGAACCCTTTCGCCAACGCGCTCCGCGCGCCGGCGTCCGGCGACCGCTTCGCGACGCCGGCGACGGTCATGTCGGGCTGGGCCGCGATCGCGTCCGCGACGCGTTTGCCGATCGTTCCGTAGCCGTTGACGCCGACACCTACCATGACAGACCCTGCGGCATCGGACGTGATAAACATTCCTATAAATCATTATAGATTCGAACTCGGAATAGAGTACCCGAAGGACTGCGTGGCGATCGGTCGCTGACGATCGGTGGACGTGCCGGCGGCTCCGAAGGGGTGAGCCGCCAGGTAAGGAAAGTGTACTCGCCAGTCCATTAGACAAATACTTTACCCACGACTCGCCACAATTCTACTATGAGCACGTCGAGTGATACCGTTCGCGTCGGTCTCAACGGCTTCGGACGCATCGGGCGCAACGTCTTCCGCGCTGCCCTGGACAGCGACACCGTCGACATCGTCGGCATCAACGACGTCATGGACGTCGACGACATGGCGTACCTCCTCGAGTACGACACCGTCCACGGCACGACCGAAGGCGTCGAACTCGACGGCGAGGATATCGTCGTCGACGGCACTGCCTTCCCGACCTTCTCCGAGAAGGACCCCGCACAGCTCCCCTGGGACGAACTCGACGTCGACGTCGCCTTCGAGGCGACTGGCCTCTTCCGGACCCACGAGGACGCGATCAAGCACGTCGAGGCGGGCGCCGACAAGACGATCATCTCCGCACCGCCCAAGGGCGAGAAGGAGGTCCTGACGGTCGTCTACGGCGTCAACCACGACGAGTACGACGGCCAGGACGTCGTCTCGAACGCCTCCTGTACCACGAACTCCATCTCCCCCGTCGCGAAGGTCCTCGACGAGGAGTTCGGCATCGAGTCGGGCGTCCTCACGACGACCCACGCCTACACGGGCTCCCAGAACCTCATCGACGGCCCGAAGGCCAAGCGTCGCCGCGGCCGCGCCGCCGCCGAGAACATCGTCCCGACCTCCACCGGTGCTGCGCAGGCGACGACCGAGGTCCTCCCACAGCTCGAGGGGAAACTCGACGGCATGGCGATGCGCGTGCCCGTGCCCGACGGCTCGATTACGGACTTCGTCGTGTCGCTGGAAGCCGACGTCACCGAGTCGGAGGTCAACGCCGCGCTCGAACGCGCCGCAGGCGGCGAACTGGAGGGCGTGCTCGGCTACACCGAGGACGAGGTCGTCTCGTCTGACATCGTCGGCGAGCCCTACTCGTCGATCGTCGACGCCGAGTCGACGATGGTCATGGGCAACCAGGTGAAGGTGCTAGCCTGGTACGACAACGAGTTCGGGTTCGCCAACCGGATGCTCGACCTCGCCGAGTACGTCGTCGCCGAGTCCGAGACCGAGGCGGCCGAGGCCTGAGGCGAACCGGGGCCAGCGCGCCCCAGCGACGAAACGACCCCCTTCTGCGACCGAACGTTCCGGCGCTTTTTTGCCTCGCTCCCGCGCAGCAACGAGTATGGCCGCGTTCCACACCACCGACGAACTCGATCCCGGACAGCGCCTCCTCGTCCGGATCGACGTCAACGCGCCGATCGAGGACGGCGAGGTCCAGTCGACCCGCCGGTTCGAGCGCCACGCAGAGTCGATCCGCGAGTTGCTCGACGCGGGGCACGCCCTCGCGATCATGGCCCATCAGGGCCGCCCCGGTCGAGACACGTTCACCGGCCTGGAACAGCACGCGTTCATCCTCTCCGACCTCGTCGGCGAGGAAATCGAGTACGTGCCCTCTACCTTCGGCGAGGAAGCCGTCGAAGCGATCGCCGACCTGGAACCGAATCCCGACGCCGCGAGTGCGGGCGCGGAGGATGCCGCCGGCGATGCCGACACCACCGGCGAGGCGATTCTCCTCGAGAACGTCCGGATGACCGACGGCGAACTACCCGAGGAGCCCCCGGAGGTCAAGGCCCAGACGGAGTTCGTCCGCACGCTCGCGAAGGCCTTCGACGGCTACGTCAACGACGGCTACTCCGTCGCCCACCGTTCCCACGCCTCGATCGTCGGCTTCCCCGAGGTGATGGATTCCTACGCCGGCCCCGTGATGGCCGACGAGTACGAGTACAACACCTCGGTCGAGCGCCGCGAGTTCGACGGTGACGTGACGATGGTCCTCGGCGGCACCAAGGCCGAGGACGTCATCGCCGCGATGGACCACCTCGAGGACACCGTCGACACCTTCCTGCTCGGCGGCGTCGTCGGCGAACTGTTCCTCCGCGCCCGCGGCCATCCGGTCGGCCACGACCTCGAGGACGGTCCCGACCTCTACGACGAGAACTACGAGAAGAACGAGGACCTCATCGCCGACGTCCTCGATCGGTTCGGCGACCGCATCGAGACGCCGGTCGACCTCGCGTACGAGGACGAGAACGGCGAGCGCGCCGAGCACGCCGTCGTGGACGTCGAGGAGAAGACGGTCTCGTACATGGATATCGGTCACGAGACGGTGGAGGCCTACCGACCGATCGTCGAGGACTCCGCCGCGGTGCTCGTCAAGGGCGCCCTCGGCGTCTTCGAGGACGAGCGCTTCAGCTACGGGACGGTGGAAGTGCTCCGTGCTGCTGGCGAGTCCGACGCGTTCTGCGTCGTCGGAGGCGGCGACACCGCCCGGACCGTGCCGATGTACGATCTCGATCCGGCCGGCTTCGACCACCTCTCGATCGCCGGCGGCGCGTACCTCCAGGCGCTGACCGGCGAGGGACTCGTGGGCGTCGACGCGCTAGAACGGGCCGCCGAGCGGATGGACGGCTGACGGACACGGGGAGCCCGATGGGAACCGACGAATCGGACGACAGTGGCCCAGTCCGGATCGAGGGGTTCGGCCCCGGCGTCGACGGGTACTACGACGTCGGCGACCAGCTGTCGCGCTACCTCACCGAGACGGCGAACCGGTTCTTCACCAACGAACGGACGACCAAACGATCGATCGACTCGAAGGCAGCCTTCGAGGCGCGGCGTGCGGACGTTCGATCGACGGTGCTGGCGAGCCTTGGCGGCTTGCCCGACCGACCCGACGACCTCGGCGTCGAGCGCCACGGGACCATCGAGCGGGCGGGCTATCACGTCGATCGGATCACCTTCGAGAGCCTGCAAGACTTCCACGTAACCGCGAACTGCTACGTGCCCGACGCCGACGGGCCGCACCCGGCCGTGCTCTTCTCGTGTGGTCACCTCGGACCGGCGAAAACTGACGAGCTAAACCAGCAAGCGTGCATCGAACTCGTCCGACAGGGGTTTGTCGTCCTCATCTACGACCCGATCTGTCTCGGCGAGCGTCGCCAGTACGACGCGCCCGACGCGAGCGATCCACACGTCCACTCCGGCGTGTACGGCCACTCCTACGCCGGCCAGCAGTGCTACTTCGCTGGCGGCAACGTCGCCCGGTTCATGATCGCCGACGCCCAGGCGGGACTCGACTACCTCGCGGAACGAGCAGACGTCGACGAGGGTCGACTCGGGGCGACCGGTACGTCCGGCGGGGGGATCCTCACCACGTATCTCGGATTGCTGGACGACCGCGTCGCTGTCGCGGCGCCGTGTTGCGCGGTCTGTGAACGTTCCGAGTGGCTCGCGACGGGGAAGACGGGGGACCCCGAACAGATCCTGACGGGTGCGATTCCCAACGGCGTCAACGCCGACGACGTCCTCACCGGGATGGCTCCGAAGCCGGTCTGCATCGGTGCC from Salinarchaeum sp. Harcht-Bsk1 includes these protein-coding regions:
- a CDS encoding metal-dependent hydrolase translates to MFIGHALLAFALAVLVAEWRGWPTHRAFAIGIATGLFAAAPDVDMLWTVVAIEPSELVVGTRIQPGEFWGSAHGIHRSMTHSLVAAAVAGPAFGLWTLRRSRGADPLGWSTDDASGTDGFDRHTLVSVALALAGLSVLVTAAVLASGFVGGFVMTAFVLAGLAIATASRIYLGLSPVEIGIAAVAGIASHPWGDLVTGEPPALLYPFDVQLISERVLLSGDPTLHLLGAFAIELAAVTIAAIVLARAADLDPIRLVDRRAAAGVLYGAGAVVMVPPTINLSYHFVFSILTVGVVLGGLRRSPRSPYSLRNLYHRFVGDPEAALRTTFTALAGIAVALVSYAVVYLAL
- a CDS encoding thiamine-phosphate synthase family protein, with translation MSLRLPEEIVAEQFVPTARTMLARELDERGLTQQAIADRLGITQAAVSNHLNGQVDVAAPIADDPRMAATVEEIADGFAEGSMDEVDALGELVALVQAFEDRGPICELHEQAMPALEGLGCDLCVRGRDEAVQAERDALAAVREASRRLGASQEMVTMVPNVGTNVATAIPGATEPTDVAAVPGRLIRMRGRIEVPANPEFGASRNVATAILAATTVDPEMRGAINLALDEDLLAAARERGIDPIEFDPEYENRRERLVSLFEERGSVPRLCYHRGAFGVEPVCYVFGETAVEAVDLAIELRNAVAGQTG
- a CDS encoding halocyanin domain-containing protein; translation: MDADLPSTRAASFDRRTVLAATGSAVAAALAGCLGGGGPSATSDDWEYLEDGPDYGGWFDDTGNFEGTVDWTGRDSVTIDVGAGDDGRLFAPPAVRVDAGTTITWEWSGAGGPHNVVAEDGSFDSGSSTASGDATYEYTPESTGTYRYVCVPHESMGMVGAVDVV
- a CDS encoding RimK family alpha-L-glutamate ligase, which translates into the protein MLRLAVATDAETFERLEEPLAARGIEVVHLQTKERTIGLTEPDARENAFAAADHDVGYVFPPRDVEGAVADAMLEIPWLVDHADVQTSRNKAEVLARCAAAGLPVPVTVLVSNPIDENRIREAVEQVGPPVVIKPTSTTRGVGVAKVGDADSALGVADYLDLVHDFAATGDKSFLVQSFVPDARDVRAMTIEGEYVGAVERERAGGWRHNVHRGAEATGIDLDPELRSLAEAVAQLLGIDLLGVDLLVTEDDAFVSETNARPTIDDASKYEPDFYDRLSSAIERTADEQ
- a CDS encoding Hsp20/alpha crystallin family protein; the protein is MRRDDRDDPFDDIFREIERLMDDVMHGDAPTIDETGFGGDAHVDVHETDELVRVVADLPGVERDDLALRCDGEVLTLDVESEHRHLQERITLPATVDEHSADASFNNGVLEVTFDRTDDSASINL
- a CDS encoding HalX domain-containing protein, which translates into the protein MSSSRGDGGSTISEESTGTGQSVSVSPPTVLIADGPNRAKRYEQWIQDPFPVRRARSPDEARDEITKDIGVAIAGAGVSDETTQELLELVTVRSPFARAIVVQGDDQPPMLEGAGYDVCLFTPVEKGDLRQAVHQLARISTYERAVSAFFEYTTHAASIQVGKSEEELADHETYQKIQARIEQIKATLERIRSSMDEADRRVLMESIESDPAAGFSEHPSSSGGRHPDRCSECHLDWGTRHGDGLGKGYDQLGAFVWKCTRCGAVQQSASASHQWVARR
- a CDS encoding type II glyceraldehyde-3-phosphate dehydrogenase, whose product is MVGVGVNGYGTIGKRVADAIAAQPDMTVAGVAKRSPDAGARSALAKGFSLHAPADRMDRFRDAGVPTDGTVEDLIAASDVVIDATPGGVGEQNAPLYDAHDTPAIFQGAEDPSVAETSFTARANYADAVGADRVRVVSCNTTGLSRLLTPIDETWGIERVRVTLVRRGGDPAQPDRGPIDDILPDPIEVPSHHGPDVQTVLPELDIDTMGVTVPATRMHLHAVSITLEDDLDGDLAPEAIRDRLAGQSRLFLVPGDLGVESCGGLKEVAKDAGRPRGDVWENCIWTDSIAVSDGELYCFQAIHQEADVVPENVDAVRAVAGLADGPRSRRLTNDALGLEDSPAAVDHPVRDVGTADD
- the gap gene encoding type I glyceraldehyde-3-phosphate dehydrogenase, producing MSTSSDTVRVGLNGFGRIGRNVFRAALDSDTVDIVGINDVMDVDDMAYLLEYDTVHGTTEGVELDGEDIVVDGTAFPTFSEKDPAQLPWDELDVDVAFEATGLFRTHEDAIKHVEAGADKTIISAPPKGEKEVLTVVYGVNHDEYDGQDVVSNASCTTNSISPVAKVLDEEFGIESGVLTTTHAYTGSQNLIDGPKAKRRRGRAAAENIVPTSTGAAQATTEVLPQLEGKLDGMAMRVPVPDGSITDFVVSLEADVTESEVNAALERAAGGELEGVLGYTEDEVVSSDIVGEPYSSIVDAESTMVMGNQVKVLAWYDNEFGFANRMLDLAEYVVAESETEAAEA
- a CDS encoding phosphoglycerate kinase translates to MAAFHTTDELDPGQRLLVRIDVNAPIEDGEVQSTRRFERHAESIRELLDAGHALAIMAHQGRPGRDTFTGLEQHAFILSDLVGEEIEYVPSTFGEEAVEAIADLEPNPDAASAGAEDAAGDADTTGEAILLENVRMTDGELPEEPPEVKAQTEFVRTLAKAFDGYVNDGYSVAHRSHASIVGFPEVMDSYAGPVMADEYEYNTSVERREFDGDVTMVLGGTKAEDVIAAMDHLEDTVDTFLLGGVVGELFLRARGHPVGHDLEDGPDLYDENYEKNEDLIADVLDRFGDRIETPVDLAYEDENGERAEHAVVDVEEKTVSYMDIGHETVEAYRPIVEDSAAVLVKGALGVFEDERFSYGTVEVLRAAGESDAFCVVGGGDTARTVPMYDLDPAGFDHLSIAGGAYLQALTGEGLVGVDALERAAERMDG